A genome region from Scyliorhinus canicula chromosome 16, sScyCan1.1, whole genome shotgun sequence includes the following:
- the LOC119951041 gene encoding Sjoegren syndrome nuclear autoantigen 1 homolog, with protein MSQQGAALQSYNNELVKCIEDLCTKREELNQQILQEEEEKNKLQNNIRILTEKLATVNEGPACKMATRNEFDRTIAETEATYMKTLESSQTVLTVLKREAGTLNQANKNNDNKDSWFLAISF; from the coding sequence ATGTCCCAGCAAGGGGCCGCGCTACAGAGTTACAACAATGAGCTGGTTAAATGTATTGAAGATTTGTGCACAAAAAGAGAAGAACTGAATCAACAAATCTTacaagaggaggaagagaagAACAAGCTGCAGAACAATATCCGCATTTTAACAGAGAAACTAGCCACGGTCAACGAGGGTCCGGCATGCAAGATGGCAACCCGCAATGAATTTGACCGAACTATTGCAGAGACTGAAGCTACTTATATGAAGACCCTCGAAAGCTCCCAGACGGTGCTGACAGTGCTGAAGCGGGAAGCAGGGACCCTGAATCAAGCCAATAAAAATAATGACAACAAGGACTCTTGGTTTTTAGCAATCAGCTTCTGA